AATGTTATAAGTTATGGTTTTATTGATTTGGGGACTTCTGTTTAAAACGGTTATATCACATCCGATTTTTCATTTTACTTAATggcatatatatttagaaattcATGAGCATGGATTTACCTGAGCAGGGACAGAGACAGCAAGCTTAGAAGGGATCTCCTTGATCTCAAGAATAATAAATACCAGACTGAATGCGGAGGCCGATAGAACGTTCGCAAAGAAAACATTAAACACAGTAAACCAAATTACTTTGTGACAAGCACTCCTTTCAATCTCACTAACACAAGTATAGCCTTGTTGAGAAGATATAACTTTCATGATGGGAGGAACTATCTTCAGTGACACCTGAAGTATGAGATTCGGAACGTATCCTGTGATTACTTGACTTACGATAGACCTGCATCATTGATGAACATGCTATGAGCTTAAAAATTACATAGAGCCAAATCACATACAACTTTCAAATGTTCATCTATTTATTTGGATCCAGGACTGTCTGGAAAACAAGAGTTGCAAAATTAAGAGTTTCTGTTTCATATAACATAAAGGTCTAAAAACAAGGGAGTTGCAGAAGTTACTTACATGGTAAGAATGTTTTTGAGAGCAGGAAAGTAAGTTTCCAGCTGTGCAAGATTTGTAAGTCCTTGCACAATAAAAACTGGAATAAGGAACAAGATTGTGACAAGAACACATGAGACAATGACTATCAGTTTTGAAATCCATCTTCCCATAAATGTTGAAGAAAAGAATGGCCAATAAACATCCTGTGGCTCAGGTGCTTGCTCAGTTAGCCATTGAGTAGGATTATTTGCTTGAAGCATGTGAAGGGCGATTGCAGCACCATAACGGGAATTAAAAGACACAAATGCAGCTCGGACTTCCTTTCTTAgcaataaaagaaagaaagattatttttttaaaattatgaatgGAAGATAGGgatgttataaatttatagtAACAGAAACAAAACAAAGCTGCATCATTCAAGAAAAAGTGCAGACATATTTAATTAGATCCATACTAGAAGTCTAGAATAACTGCAGAATATTGGAGATTAGAGAAGTAGAAAAGAATTAGACCTCTCTCGATTTGTCAATTCTCACATTCACCTCCACGTCTGGCATCTTTTCTTGGTGATCTACACGCATGTATTGTTGCTGATTGTGGACCCTTCTAAGATTGATAATCTTCTTGTATAAATTTTTCACAGCATTCTGGACATGGTTATAGCTTAGTTATAtcaaatatactaaaaactacTTGCAAATTGCAATGATAAAAAGAAAGTGCAAGAACATAAGTGCAACTTACACTGACAGTCCAAACTTTACTTTTTCGATGAACGACCACACTAGATAAATATGTGTCAGGATGATATTCCGTGAAAAAGTTTTCAACACTGCTGCGAACACTGCTTCCTTTCGAAACTGGTATATTACTAACTAAGATAGTGAATTGATGAGGTTGAGGTTCTGATGAGAAAAAATAAGCAATCCTCTTTGAAGCTATATTTTTGTATTCCTGGGGGATTGAATGTAAGATCTCAATCAAGCATTTAAAGCAAAACTACTgcttatatattaaaaaagaaaagaaaacaaaaaaggttGAACTTCAGCCACAGAAAGGAGAAATGATAACATTTTTGTCAAGTTAAACAATTATTTTTGCATAAAAACTACAAACCAATTTAAAAGACGATGCGCATTCTACAAAATTATGAAAAACTGCTCACCAATTATATCATTGTTAAGGTCAAATATATATGGAGTATATGATAAGGTCAAATATATATGGAGTGATTGAATTTATTGGTGTTGTCATTTTTGAAGCATGATGTTTCAGTAtggttattttatgcattaactAAACAGGTAAACAGAGCATATCCCTGTTCAGGTTACCGGATGAAACTTGAGCCTTAGGCTATCATGTATATCAGAATATGTCCTAACCGGTATTCCCTGGCCATCCCATGATGTTTACCCAGTGAGGTTCGACCTCATGACTCTTTTGAGACCTTCGGGACGCCTTTACCAGAGGGCACCTTGGAGATAACTTGTTTTATGCATTAACTAACAGGTAAAAAGGACCAGGAATAGTAACACATACCGCATAGAGAAGATAACACACAATCAAGGTAACAAAATATACAGCACCCAAATGATACCATAATCTGCAAGAAGATTCCAATACAACTATCAGAATTCTACAAGTAAGCACACACATTTGAATGCATATATGATATCAAGTCACCACAGATTACCTATCCGAGCCATTGTTTACATTCGAAATGCTAAATACTTCCAGTGTATTATTTGCTATGTTTACATAGTCCATATCATGCAGCTGATTTCCCGAGCAGTTCACAGGGATTAAAATGAAGATTCCAATAAATCCCGCTATACAGAATACTTTGAAACTGCAAATAAGAAGCAAGAATTAAAGGACTATTCATCGCCTTTTTTTGTTAACCTAGGTATCCGACCGGCTTGGTGACTAATCTCAGGGCAACCACATGCTTTCTGGTCAGCCCGGAGTCGTCGTGGGTGAACCTCTGTGGCCACAAGGAGGTATATTTTTTTGCTCCTATGATTAACACTTGGGACCTAGATATTTTCATCCATAAAGACCATCGTGTATGCAAGTTTTTGAAAGATGTGATCACCTGAAGATGATTATTCTCATGAATACGACAGCATCGAGTCCTGAATATGCTAGCAGATCATTTTCTGAAGGTTGCCACGCATTTTTCAACCAACCAGCAGTTGGTAACAGCCTGTCTAAATGAAAGCGCCTTGGACGATGGGCTCTCCCCTCAGCAAGCATACGTGGAGCATATACTTTATAATTTCCAGGTTGTTTTCTCAAAACCGAATACAAGATGAAGAAGATTGTACAAAGTGTAAAGTTGATTGCGACAGACGCTAAAAGACCGGAGACAAACATTTGGTAATCCCAAACCTTTTGCTGAAGAAACTCACAAATTAGTGAGAACCAACAGCAGATCTGCATTCAGATTATTAGAAGTTTATATACAATCAACTAGTCCACAAATAAATGAATTAACAAATGTAAGTACATCAACAGCAACTCAAATTAGATATCTACGTATTTTGTGTTGTTAACTAATTATTTACTAAAGATGCATAACTTTCATCTCGAAAAGAGCTACATGGATCTCTTAAGAAGGACCAAAATCTGGTGCAGGCCTAACGTGCATACGACGTTTACCTGACTCTTTGGACCAACTTTTTTCATCTGGCCGGATTAGGGATGTAAACGAGTCAAGTGCTTAACAAGATACTCGACCTGATTAAGGTCGACTTCAAGCATAACAACTTTCAAGCTCGAGTCGAGCCCaaacaaaaaacttaaaaagttagACTCGTTCAAAAGCTATTCTAGAGGCCTAAACTGTAAACTTGACTAACTATTTTAGATTCTATTACGCTTAAAAATCTGGATGGTAATCAATCGACGCATTATCTTACGTGTCTAAGTTAGAATCACTCCATTTTTAGAGGTAACTGATTTACTAACACTCAATCAGTTATAACtcaatctatctatctatctaacaaaatatttatttcacggagatattaagttattaacataatattttatttacaaaattaatcaGTTAGAGCATAACTTAATAGAATTCAGCTACAAATCATACCTAGTGGGAGAATTTTGTTGCAACTTTtattacatatgtatatatat
The sequence above is drawn from the Erigeron canadensis isolate Cc75 chromosome 4, C_canadensis_v1, whole genome shotgun sequence genome and encodes:
- the LOC122598025 gene encoding CSC1-like protein At1g69450 translates to MFVSGLLASVAINFTLCTIFFILYSVLRKQPGNYKVYAPRMLAEGRAHRPRRFHLDRLLPTAGWLKNAWQPSENDLLAYSGLDAVVFMRIIIFSFKVFCIAGFIGIFILIPVNCSGNQLHDMDYVNIANNTLEVFSISNVNNGSDRLWYHLGAVYFVTLIVCYLLYAEYKNIASKRIAYFFSSEPQPHQFTILVSNIPVSKGSSVRSSVENFFTEYHPDTYLSSVVVHRKSKVWTVSNAVKNLYKKIINLRRVHNQQQYMRVDHQEKMPDVEVNVRIDKSREEVRAAFVSFNSRYGAAIALHMLQANNPTQWLTEQAPEPQDVYWPFFSSTFMGRWISKLIVIVSCVLVTILFLIPVFIVQGLTNLAQLETYFPALKNILTMSIVSQVITGYVPNLILQVSLKIVPPIMKVISSQQGYTCVSEIERSACHKVIWFTVFNVFFANVLSASAFSLVFIILEIKEIPSKLAVSVPAQASFFIAYVVTLGWTSTSSELFRVIPFIGSLLCKPFSRNSDHDFTVPSFPYHQDIPKILFFGLLGFTYFFLAPLIIPFLLGYFALAYIIYRNQLLNVYAPKYESAGKFWPVVHDSTIFSLVLMQSIAFGIFTLKKLPHATSVTLPLPVLTLLFNEYCRKRFLPIFTAYSTEALRKKDREDQSHPAMPQFLNQVSAAYHNPALVPMSYSASYDSLHKPLIPTAEVRG